The Aeromicrobium tamlense nucleotide sequence GCTGAGCCGGCCCGAGAGCAGCGACGGCGGCAGGCCGAGGGCCGACTCGAACTCGCCGAAGCGGCGGACGCCGAGCAGCGCCGCACCCATCAGCGCCCACGACCAGCGGTTGCCGAAGATCGCCATCGTGTCGGGGTAGAACGTGTGCCCCACGGCGGTGCCGCGGGTGGAGGAGCGGCGCCGCGTGGCGACCTCGGGGACCGAGCTGCGCCAGCCGCCCGAGGGCCCCCACGCCGTGTCGAGGTCCTGGACCGTGACGGGCTGGTGGCACTCGCGGCAGGCCAGGACGGGGGTGATCTCGTTCCCGCACGTGATGTGCCGCATCGGCGGGGTCTCGTAGGAGTGCTGGTCGACCCACGTGCGCTCCCAGCCCCAGATCGCCGCGAGGATCGGCCACGTCGCGCGACCGGAGTCGGTCAGCACGTACTCGGCCCGCGGTGGGCGCTGCTGGTACTCGTGCCGCTCCATCAGCCCCGCGCGGACCAGCGCGTCGAGGCGACCGCTCAGCACGGCGTGCGAGATCGGCATCCGGCTCGAGAACTCGGTGTACCGGCGACAGCCCAGGAGGGCGAAGCGCAGCAGGAAGAGGGTCCACTCGTCCCCGAGCACGCCGAAGCCGCGGGACAGGGCGTTGGGCGCACCGGTCCACTCGGGCTCGGCGGGGGAGTAGCCACGGATGGTCACCCGGGCATCCTAGGCGCGCTTGGACGAGATGGCGCACCTTCGTGGCTTGAGTCACTCTGGTTAATGGAGTAACGTCCCGAGCGTGCTCGCGCCGGGCGGCACGATCAGGGACAGGTGGGTGCGATGACCGAGGCCTTCGTCTACGAGGCGGTGAGGACGCCGCGTGGCCGCGTGCGTCGCGACGGCGGAACGCTCGCCGAGGTGCCCGCCCACGAGCTGGCGGCCCAGCTGCTGCGCGAGATCGAGTCCCGTGGCGTGCCCGCCGACGCGGTCCAGGACGTCGTCCTCGGCGTCAGCACGGCCCACGGCGAGCAGGCGGCCGACCTCGCCCGCGTCGCCGTCATGGCGGCCGGCTGGCCCGACTCCACGCCCGCCGGCGTCGTCTCGCGGATGTGCTGCTCGGGCCTCGACGCGCTCGCGACGGCCTCGGCGCAGGTCCGGTCGGGGATGCTCGACGTCGTCGTGGCCGGCGGCGCCGAGTCGATGTCGCGCGTGCCGATGATGAGCGACCGGCCCGCCTTCGCGTTCGATCCCGGCGTCGGCGCGACCACCGGCTTCGTCACGATCGGCGTCTCGGCCGACCTCACCGCCGCGCAGCACGGCTTCTCCCGCGCCGATCTCGACGCGTGGGCGGTCCGCTCGCACCAGCGCTCGGCCGCGGCCTCGTGGGACTCGATCGTCCCCGTCACCGTGGACGGCGCGACGATCCTCAAGGCCGACGAGGGCGCGCGGAGCGACACCACCGCCGAGTCCCTCGGTGCGCTCGCGCCGCTGTTCGGCGAGGACCCGCTGTGGTCGCGCGTCGAGGACCGGTTCCCCGGCTTCACCCGCCCCGCCGAGGGCCTGCACACCGTCGGCACCGCACCGCAGCTGTGCGACGGCGCCTCCGCCGCGGTGATCGGCTCGGCCGCCGCGCAGGACGTGCTGGGTCGCGCGCCCCGTGGCCGCATCGCCTCGTGGGCGCACACGGCCGTGCGCTCGCCCGGCCTCGACGGCACCGTGGCCGCCGCGCGCCTCGCCCTCGAGCGTGCCGGCATCGGCGTCGAGGACGTCGCGGTCGCGGAGTTCAACGAGTCCTTCTCGGTCACCCCCCTGCTGCTGACCCGCGAGCTCGGCATCGACCCCGAGCGGGTCAACGTCCAGGGCGGCGCCGTCTCGGTGGGCCACCCGCTCGCCGCGAGCGGCGGCATCCTGCTGGCCAACGCTCTCGACCTGCTCGAGCGCCGCGGCGGCGGGTACGCGCTGCTCGTCATCCCCGCCGCCCTCGGCGTCTCGATGGCCCTCGTCGTGGAGGGCCTGGCATGACCTACCGGGTGGTGCAGTGGGCGACCGGCGCCATGGGCACCGCGATCCTGCGGACGATGCTCGACCACCCGGGCATCGACGTCGTGGGCACGTACGTCTACGGCGAGGCGAAGGCCGGCCGCGACGTGGGCGACCTCGCCCGCCGTGACGCGACCGGCGTGCTGGCGACCTCCGACGTCGACGAGATCCTCGCGCTCGACGCCGACGTCGTGGTCCACGCCGGCCGGATCGGGCCCTACGGCTCGCACGACGACGACATCGTCGCCCTGCTCGAGTCGGGCAAGAACGTGCTGAGCATCAACGGCTACACCGACCCGCTCGTCCACGCCGGCGAGCGGCTCGACCGGCTGCGCAAGGCCGCCGAGCGCGGCGGCGCGACGCTCATGGGCGTCGGCCTGAATCCGGGCTTCATCGGCGAGCAGGTCGCGGTCCTGGCCACGGGCGTGTGCGCGTCGGTGGACCACGTCGAGGTCGTCGAGATGGCCGACGCGCGCCTGGTGCAGGACCCCGAGTACCTCTTCGGCTCGCTCGGCTTCGGCGCCGGGCTGGGTGCGCACGACCCGAACGACCCCTCGTGGGGGCCCGTCGGCTCGCTCAACGGGATGTTCGAGGAGGTCGTCGGGGCGATGGCCCACCACCTCGGCCTGGAGCTGGACGAGATCGTCAGCGACCACGTCTGCCACCCGGCCCAGTCCGACCTCGAGATCGCCGCCGGCGTGATCCCGCAGGGGACCGTCGGGCACACGAACTGGCGCTGGCACGGGATCGTCGCTGGCGAGCGACGGATCACGATGTCGATCCACTGGTTCGTGGAGACCGCGTTCCTGCCCGAGCCCGAGCCGCCGCTGTGGCGCGTGACCGTCACGGGCCATCCCGGCGTGAAGATCGCGATGGAGGTGGAGAAGCACCCCGACGACCGCAGTCGCATGGGCGCCGAGCAGTACGCCGTCGCCGGCCAGGTGATCAATGCGGTGCCGCATGTCGTGGCGGCGGAGCCGGGCGTCATGATCCGGCCGATCGCGACGCCGTGGCGCGCCGATTACGGGACGGTCGCGCCGAACTGACCTCCGAGACGGGATTCTTCCCGCTTCCCCAGCAACTCTGATAAGTGTAGTATCGTGAACGACGCGTGAGCGCGCGTGGAAGAAGAGGTGGATCATGTCCAAGCCGTCGAACGTCTGGATCCTCGGTGGGTACCAGACCGACTTCGCCCGCAACCTGACCCGCGAGGGCAAGGACTTCGCCGATCTCGCGACCGAGGTCGTCGACGGCACCCTGGCCGCCTCGGGCGTCGACGCCGAGGAGATCGGCGTCGTTCACGTGGGCAACGCCTTCGGCCAGCTGTTCGCCGGACAGGGCCAGCTCGGCGCGATGCCGGCCACGGTCAACGACGGCCTGTGGGGCGTCCCCTCCTCGCGTCACGAGGCCGCCTGCGCCTCGGGCAGCATCGCCGTCCTGGCCGCGATGGCCGACCTGCGCGCCGGCAACTACGACTCGGCGCTCGTCGTCGGCGTCGAGCTGGAGAAGACGGTCAGCGGCGACCAGGCCGCCCATCACCTCGGTGCCGCCGCCTGGGCCGGCCACGAGGGCGACGACGCCACCTTCATGTGGCCCTACATGTTCAGCAAGGTCGCCGACGAGTACGACCGCCGCTACGGCATCGACCAGCAGCACCTGAGCCGCATCGCCGAGATCAACTTCGCGAACGCCAAGCTCAACCCCAACGCACAGACGCGCGGCTGGGACGTGCCCGACCTCGGTCCGGCCGGCGACCCCGCGCTCAACCCGCCGGTCGACGGCCGCGTGCGCCGCTTCGACTGCAGCCAGATCACCGACGGCGGCTCGGGCATCGTGCTCGTCTCCGACGCGTTCCTCGTGCGCCACCCCGACCTGCGCCCGCTGGCGCGGATGGCCGGCTGGGGTCACCAGACCGTGGGCCTGGGCCTGCAGCAGAAGCTCGACCGCGCCGCCGACCAGCCCTACGTCATGCCGCACCTGCGCCGCGCCGTGCACGACGCGTTCGACCGCGCCCAGATCGGACTGGACGACCTCGACGCGCTCGAGACCCACGACTGCTTCACCCCGAGCGAGTACATCGCGATCGACCACATCGGCCTGACCGAGCCGGGCGAGTCCTGGAAGGCGATCGAGAACGGCGACATCGAGATCGGCGGACGACTGCCGATCAACCCCAGTGGCGGCCTCATCGGCGGCGGCCACCCCGTGGGCGCGTCGGGCATCCGCATGGTGCTCGACGCGACCAAGCAGGTCTCCGGAACGGCCGGCGACTACCAGGTCGAGGGTGCCGACACCGTGGGCACGCTCAACTTCGGCGGCAGCACCGCCACCACCGTCAGCTTCGTCGTGACGGCCAGCTGACCCACGCAGGACTGAGAGGACTCTTCATGGATCTGGAACTCGTGGGCAAGCTGCTCTCCACGCTGCCCGAGGACGACGACCACCCCTACCGCACCGGACCCTGGCGCCCGCAGACGAACGAGTGGGTCGCCGACGACCTCGAGGTCGTCGAGGGCGAGGTCCCCGCCGACCTCGACGGCGTCTATCTGCGCAACACCGAGAACCCGGTGCACGCGTCGCTGAAGAACTATCACCCGTTCGACGGCGACGGCATGATCCACGTGGTGGGCTTCCGCGACGGCAAGGCCTTCTACCGCAACCGGATGATCCGCACCGACGGCTACCTCGCCGAGCAGGAGGCCGGGCACGCGCTGTGGGCCGGCCTGGCCGAGCGCCCGCAGATCGCGCTGCGCGAGGACGGCTGGGGCGCCCGCCGCCAGATGAAGGACGCGTCGAGCACCGACGTGATCGTCCACCGCGGTGTCGCGCTGACCAGCTTCTACCAGTGCGGCGACCTGTACCGGGTCGACCCGTTCTCCGCCCAGACGCTGGGCAAGGAGAGCTGGAACGGTCACTTCCCGTTCGACTGGGGCGTCTCGGCGCACCCGAAGGTCGACGACCGCACCGGCGAGATGATGTTCTTCAACTACAGCAAGGAGGCGCCGTACATGAAGTACGGCGTCGTCGACGAGAACAACGACCTCGTCCACTACGTCGACATCCCGCTGCCCGGCCCGCGCCTGCCGCACGACATGGCGTTCACCGAGAACTACGCGATCCTCAACGACATGCCGCTGTTCTGGGACCCCGAGGCGCTCAAGCAGAACGCGCACGTGGCCCGCTGGCACCGCGACATGCCCGCGCGCTTCGCCGTCATCCCACGCCGCGGCCAGACCTCGGACATCCAGTGGTTCGAGGCCGAGTCGACCTACGTCCTGCACTTCACGAACGCGTTCGAGGAGGGCGACGAGGTCGTCCTGGAGGGCTACTTCCAGACCGATCCCGAGCCCGCCGACAACGGCACCGGCACGCAGTGGGAGCGGGCCTTCCGCTTCCTCGCGCAGGACCGGATGGAGACCCGACTGCACCGCTGGCGCTTCAACCTCAAGACGGGACAGACGAAGGAGGAGCGGCTCACCGACACCGTCTCCGAGTTCGGCATGATCAACGGCTCGTTCGGCGGCGTGAAGCACCGCTACTCGTACTCGGCGACGAACAAGCCGGGCTGGTTCCTGTTCAACGGCCTGGTCAAGCACGACTCGTGGACGGGTGCCGAGGAGACGTTCGCCTTCGGCGACGGCGTCTACGGCAGCGAGACCGCGATGGCGCCCCGCGTGGGCTCGTCCTCGGAGGACGACGGCTACCTGGTGACGCTGATCTCGGACATGAACGACGACGCGTCGTACGCCGTGGTCTTCGACGCCGCACGGCTCTCGGACGGCCCGGTGTGCAAGCTCAAGCTGCCCGAGCGCATCTCGAGCGGCACCCACTCCACGTGGTGCGCCGGCGAGGAGCTGCGCCGCTGGCGCACGGAGGAGTCCGCCGCGACGGCCGTGGGGCTCTGAGCCAGACTGGACCCAGGAAGCCCGCCACCTTGCGAGAGGGTGGCGGGCTTCCGTCTGTCCTGGCTCGGGCCTCACCGTCCCGGGAGGCGGGCTCAGCGGGTCGCGAGGGCGAGGCGGGTGAAGCGCTCGCTCGCGGCGCGGTACTCCTGCTCGAGACGGTCGACCACCGTGGCGGTCGGCTCGACCGCGTGGATGGTCTGCAGGCCCTGGCCCGCGGCCCACAGGTCCTTCCAGCGGCGACCCGCGCCACCGGTGGAGTCGTAGTCGCGCTCGGCGGGGCCGGTCATCGCGTCCGGGTCGTAGCCGTTCGCGACGAGGCTCGGCCGCAGCCACGAGGCGGGGGTGCCGGTGACGCCCGCGGTGACCACGAGGTCGTCCGGGCCGTGGTCGACGACCATCTGCTTGTACTCGTCCTGGGCGAGGCTCTCGCTGGTCGCGAGGAACCGCGTGCCCATGTAGACGAGGTCGGCGCCCGCGGCGACGGCTCCGGCCACGCCGGCGCCGTCGGTGATGCCGCCGCCGACCGTGACGATGCCGTCGAACTCCTCGCGCACGGCGGAGATGAACGCGAACGGCGAGAGGTGGCCCGTGTGGCCGCCCGCGCCGGCCGAGACGCACGCCAGTCCGTCGACGCCGGCCGCGATCGCCTTGCGCGCGAGCTTCATGGACACGACGTCGGCGATGACGAGGCCGCCGTAGGACTTCACGACCTCCATGACCGGCATCGGCGAGCCCAGCGCCGTGATGACGATGTCGGGCTGGTGCTCGGCGACGAGGGCGAGGTCCTCGGGCAGGCGCGCGTTGCTGCGGTGCGTCACGAGGTTGAGCGCCCACGGCGCGGCGCCGGGCGAGCCGGCGAGACGGTCGCGGATCGTGCCCATCCACGTGTCGAGCTCGGCCGCCGTGCGGCAGTTCGGGCTGGGGAAGGAGCCCACGACCCCGGCCTCGCAGGCCGCGACCACGAGGTCGGGACCGGAGATCAGGAACATGGGCGCCGCCACCACGGGCAGGCGGAGGCGGTCGAGCACGGTGTCGGACATGGGGGTCACTCTTCTCGCGTTGCGGGGAACCAGTCCCGGGTCAGAGGGGGGAATCGTGGGGGTCGCCGCTCCAGCAGGCTGGCCAGGCCCTCACGGAAGTCGGGCGAGGACAGCACGGCGTCGAGCGTGGCGTCCACGCTCTCGACGTCGTCGCGCACCCGGTCGAGCCAGGGTGCGACGAGGCGGTGCTTGATGGTGGCCAGGGAGGACGGCGCGCAGGTCGCGGCGAGCTGCTCGGCCAGGTCGAGCGCCCGAGCGAGCGGGTCGGGGTCGGTCGCGTTCACCACGCCGAGGCGCAGGGCCTCGGTGCCGTCGAACGTGCGGGCGGTGAGGAGGAGGTCGGCCGCGGCCGCGTCGCCGGCGGCGCGGGCCAGCAGGGGTCCCATGCCGTGCATGGGCGGCAGGGCGCGCTTCGCGAAGGCCGTGGTGAGTCGCGTGTCCGGCGCGGCGATCCGCAGGTCGCACAGGAGGGCCTGGGCCAGCCCGACGCCGGCGCACATCCCGGAGATCGCGGCGACGATCGGCTTCGGGACGAGCAGCGGGAACCACTCGGGCTGCTCGATCGTCGCCATCTCGGGGTTCGTCGTGCCGGTGTCGCTGTAGGTCTGGAGGGCCTCGGTGTCGGCCCCGGGGCAGAACGTGCCGCCCGCTCCGGTCACCACGATCGCCCGCACGTCGGGGTCCGCGACCAGGTCCTCGAGGGCGCGGAAGTAGGCCCGTTGCAGCGGAACGGTCCAGGCGTTGCGGCGCGCGGGACGGTTGAGGGCGACCGTGGCGGTGCCGGGCCGATCGCGCGTCACGACGACGATGTCGGGCTGGTCCGTCATCGTTCCCTCCTCCCGATACGTGGCTTTCGCAATTGACCTTACATCCAAACGACGCCTAGAAGTCCAGTGCATAGGCGATTTATCGTGACTTCCTATCTAGTAGTTTCTGTGGGACTCGTCTAGGATCACGGCCATGGAACTGTTCGACGAGGAGCAGCGCGCCGCCTTCGCGGCCGGCGGCTGGTGGACCGGGCGCACCTGGTCGGGACTGTTCGACGCGGCCGTCGCGGCCCGGCCCGACGGGTTCGCCCTCGTCGACCCGCTCGACCGCGCCACGGTCATGGGCGGGCCGGTCCGGTCGCTCACGTGGCGCGAGGCCGCGGACGAGGTTCGCCGCGTCAGCGCCGCCCTGCACGGCCTCGGCGTGCGGCGCGGCGACGTGGTGGGAGTCCAGCTGCCGAACGTGGTCGAGCTGCCGCTGACGCTCGTCGCCATCGCCCGCCTCGGGGCGGTCGCGTGCCCCTTCCCCATCCAGTACCGCAGCCACGAGCTGGTCCGCATGAGCGAGATGGCGGGGCTCGGCGTCTTCGTCACCACGACGTCGGCCCTGGGCCGCGATCTCGCCGCCGAGGCCGCCGACTTCCGTGAGCGGGTCCCGGGCCTGCGCGCCGTCGCCGCGTTCGGCGATCCCGGCTCCGACCCCCGGCTCGCCGCACTCGACGCCACCGACGACCAGGTCGCGGCCGCCGACGCGTACGTCGCGAGCCTCGAGCTGGGCTCGGCCGACCCCGTCACGATCGTGTGGACCTCGGGCACCGAGGGCTTCCCCAAGGGCGTGCCCCGCGCCTACGGCGAGTGGGAGGTGCTCGGCACGGCGTGCACCGAGTCGCCGCGGCTGACCGCCGACGACGTCCTGCTCAACCCGTTCCCCATGGTCAACGGCGGCGGCCTGGCCGGCATGTTCGTGCCGTGGCTGCTGAACGGCTGCACGCTCGTGCAGCACCACCCGTTCGACCTCGAGCGGTTCTGCGAGCAGATCGAGCGCCACCGCGTCACCTACACGTGCGCGCCGCCGCCGGTGCTCAACGCCGTCGTCTCGGGCCGCGGCCCCGACCGCGACCTGTCGTCGCTGCGCGCCGTGTCGTCCGGGTCCGCCCCGCTGGCCGGCTGGATGATCGACGCGTGGGAGAGCGGCCGCGGGGTCGAGGTGCTCAACCTGTTCGGCTCGAACGAGGGCGGCATGCTGTTCGCCGAGCCCGAGACGGTGCCCGATCCCGCGCAGCGCGGCCGGCTGTTCCCGCGCTACGGCCGCCCCGGCCTGGCGTACCGCACGCGCGTCGCGTCGGCGATGTCCGCGCGCCTCGTCGACCTGTCCGACGGCACCGAGATCGACGCGCCGGGCCGTCCCGGCGAGCTGCGCCTCAAGGGCCCGGCGATCTTCTCGGGCTACCTCGGCCGCGGCCGCGAGGGCTTCGACGAGGACGGCTGGTTCTGCACCGGCGACGTCTTCGAGATCAGCGCCGAGAACGAGGACCTGCTGGTCCACGTCGATCGCGCGAAGGACCTCATCGTCCGTGGCGGCTACAAGATCTCGGCCGCCGAGATCGAAGCGATCGTCACGGCCGACCCCCGCGTGGCCGAGGCCGCCGCGGTCGCCATGCCCGACCCCGACCTGGGGGAGCGGCTGTGCCTGTTCGTGGTCCCGTCCTCGGCCGACGAGCCGGTCGGTCTCGACGAGGTCGTCGGGATCGTCAAGGCCGCCGACGTCGCCAAGTTCAAGTGGCCCGAGCGGCTGGAAGTGGTCCCCGCCCTGCCCCGCAACCCCGTGGGGAAGGTGCTCAAGCGCGAGCTGCGCGAGCAGCTGCGCGCGTCCGACTCGACTGGAGGTCGATGATGTCCCTGCCCCGGATCCGCCAGGTCGTGCTGATCACCGACGATCTCGCCGCCGCCTCCGCGCAGGCGCGCGAGCTGTTCGGCTTCACCGGCGGCGTGAGCCTCGACGAGGAGATGGCGAAGCTCGGCTTCGAGCACGTCATCTTCAGCTTCGCCGACACGTTCGTCGAGATCGTCTCGCCGCTGGACCCCGCGTCGCCGCACGGCCGGATGCTGGAGAAGAACGGACCGGGCGGCTACATGGTGGTCGTACAGGTCGACGACGTGCCGACTCTGGTCGACCGCGCCGCCGGCCTGGGCTTCGGGCCGATCATGAACGAGGACTACCACGGCGCCCCGCTCACGCAGTGGCACCCGAAGCACCTCGGCACCCTCGCCGAGATCGACCAGGTGAGCCCGCCCGAGAGCTGGCACTTCGCCCCGGCGGTCTTCGAGCAGTGCTCGCCCGACGTGGCCCGTGACATCGTCGCCGCGTCCCTCGTGGCCGACGACCCGGACGGGCTCGCGTCGACGTGGGCCCAGCTGCTGGTCCGCGAGGCCCCGCAGGACGGCGTCGTGCGCCTGGCCCGCGGCGAGACCCTGACCATCCTCCCCGCCGACGGCGGACCCCGTGGACTCCGGTCCGTCGACGTGGTCGCCGCGGATCCCGCGCGCGTCGGCGACGCGGTCGAGCTGTGCGGCGTGACCTTCCGGTTCGTCGCCCCGAGCCCCCAGGAGCAGTCATGACCAGCCCGCACGTCCACTACGAGGTCGAGGACGGCGTCGCGACCATCACGATCGACCGCCCGGAGAAGCGCAACGCGCTGAACTACGCGATGTACGACGCGATCCGCGACCACACGCTGGAGGCGGACGCCGACCCGGCGGTGCGGGCGATCATCCTGACCGGCGTCCCGGGTCAGTTCTGCGCCGGCACCGACCTGACCGAGCTGCGTCCGGTCGAGGAGGGCACGAGCGCGCACGACCGCGACGGGCACACCGACGGACGGCACTGGTACTTCTGGGAGGCCACGACGCCGGTCATCGTCGCCGTCGACGGCCCGGCGGCGGGCCTCGGCGTCGAGCTGTCCACGCAGGCCGACTTCCGCATCGCGTCCACGCGGGCCAGGTTCTCGTGGATCTTCGTCCAGCGCGGACTGATCCCCGACACCGGCGCCGGCACCTGGCTGCTGCCCGACCTCGTAGGACCGCAGCAGGCCAAGCGCCTGGTCTTCTCCGGTGAGTTCATCGACGCGGAGGAGGCGCGACGGATCGGCTTCGTCATGGACGTCGTCGAGCCCGAGGACCTCCTGGCCGCCGCGCGCGAGCTCGCCGCGAAGGTCTCCACGGGCTCGCCGTTCGCGATCGCCCGCGCCAAGTCGCTGCTGAACTGGTCGACCTCGCGCACCCGCGACGAGCACCTCGAGCACCACATCGAGGCGCTCACCGAGTGTCAGCTGTCGCAGGACCACGCGGAGGGCGTCGCGGCCTTCCTCGAGCGCCGTCCCGCGCACTTCACTGGCAGGTAGAGCACGGGGAAGTAGAGCACCGGAAGCCAGAGGGGCGCGCCGGTCGCCGGGTCACAGCTCGGCGATCGGCCCCTCGAACCGGATGTTCGTGCGGGTGAGCACGGCGTTGCACGCGTTGCAGGTGAACTGCGGGACGAGGTCGGACTCGCACGGGACGTGCGTGAGGTTGAGGCCCGAGCGGCCGTCCTGCGTGAGCCAGCGCTGCGCCCAGCCGTTGATCGTGGTGGTGACGTCGAAGAAGTCGAGGGCCTTGGAGGTCAGGCGGTACTCCTGGCGCTTGCCGCCGGCGACCTCCTCGCGCGACATCAGGCCGGCCTCGACGAACAGGTGCAGGCGCTGGGTCAGCGTGACCGGGGAGATGCCCAGGTTCTCCTGGAAGTCGTTGAACCGGCGGGTGCCGGTGAACGCGTCGGAGAGCAGGAAGGTCGACCAGCGGTCGCCGAGCACGCCCGACGCGTCGATCGGCGTGGTCATGGTGGGGGAGCGGCGCGAGCGGCGCTGCACGCTGTCGAGCAGCAGGCGGTCGTCGACCGAGCCGGTCACGTCGCGTGCACCGACGCCGATGGCGCCGCACGCGCCGCAGCCGAAGACCGGGCGCGTCAGGTGACCGCAGTCGAGGTGGCGCAGGCGCGTCTGCGCGTCGCGGTGCAGGTGGCCGGCCCAGCGGCGGTCCCACACCCACATCGCGACGAGGACCTGCCACAGGTCGAGGCCGGCGTCGGTGAGCACGTACTCGCGCCGCGGGGGATTGGTCTGGTACTCGCGGGCCGTGAGGATGCCGTCGTCCACGAGCGAGCTCAGCCGGCGCGACAGCACGGGGTCCGAGATCGCGAGCGCGTTGCGCAGGTCCTGGAAGCGGCGCTTGCCGTTGAACACCCACATGACGATCCGCAGGGTCCACATGTCGCCCAGCAGGATCAGGGCGCGGCCGAGGGGCGACGCACCGTTCTCGTCGGTCTCCGCGGCAGTCATTCCCCGAGCCTTTCGACGTCATAGTTTCTTGTCGGTAACCAGCGTGGGACCTGCCGAGTGTCGAGTCAAGTACCGCCGGATTCCGCTCCTCGTCATTGACAGGTAACTATGTTAGATGTAGTAACAGAGCAGACGACCCCGGAGGAGAACCATGAGGCTGCACCCGCCCGCACGCGTGGCCGAGTACGAGGCACTGGGGGTCTGGGGTGTTCCCACGTGGCCCGAGCGCGTGAGCGAGCACGTCGCGCAGGCCCCTGATCGTACGGCCCTCGTCGACGCACCGAACCTCACCTCGCTGATGGGCCTGGGCCCGCAGCGGTACACGTGGCGCCAGGTGCAGGAGCGTGCCCGCGACCTCGCCTCGCTGCTGCTCGCGGCCGGCGTGGGCCCGGGCGACGTCGTCGGCCTGCAGCTGCCCAACTGCGCCGACCTCGCCGTCTCATACGTGGCGCTCTCGTCGATCGGCGCGATCGCGACGCCCTTCCCGATGCAGTACCGCGAGTACGAGCTGACCCAGATGTGCGAGCTGGCAGGCGCGACCGCCTTCGTCGGCGCCGCGGAGTTCCAGGGGACACCGCTCGACGAGCGGCTGGCCGCGCTCGCCGCGCTGCCCTCGGTGCACACCGTGCTGACCTTCGGCCCGCGAGCCGTGGTCGACCACGTCGACCTCACGGCCGCGCTCGCCGCGCCGGTGGACCGCGCTCCGCTGGACCGCCTCGAGGTCGACCTCGACCCGAACGACGCCGTCACGATCTGCTGGACCTCGGGGACCGAGGCCACCCCGAAGGGCGTGCCGCGCTGCGCGAACGACTGGGAGCCGATGGGCCTGACCAGCGTCGACGCGATGGGCCTGACGGGGCAGGACGTCGTCCTCAACCCGTTCCCGATGGTCAACATGGCCGGCATCGGCGGGATGCTCGTGCCGTGGCTGCTGACCGGTGCCACCCTCGTGCTCCACCACCCGTTCGACGCGCCGGTGTTCTTCGGCCAGATCCGCGAGGAGCAGGTCTCCTACACCGTCGTGCCGCCGGCGCTGCTCGTGCGCGCCCTCGACCTGCCGTTCATGACGCCCGAGGGGATGCGCAGCCTGCGCCACATCGGCTCCGGGTCGGCGCCCCTGCCGCCCCCGATGATCCGCGCCTACCGCGAGCGGTTCGGCATCGACATCGTGAACTGCTTCGGCTCGAACGAGGGCCTCAACCTGGTCGGCGACCCCGAGACCGTGCCGGACCCCGAGCACCGCTCGCACCTGTTCCCGCGGTTCGGCTCGCCCGATCACAGCTGGTCGAACCGCGGTCCTCGCGGGTACGAGACGCGACTGGTCGACCCGGGCAGCGGCGCCGAGATCACCGAGGAGGGCCTGCCCGGCGAGCTGCTCGTGAAGGGTCCCGGCGTGATCGCCGGCTACCTGCCCGGGACCACCAGCTCGGACCCGTTCACCGAGGACGGCTTCTACCGCAGCGGCGACCTGTTCATGTACGTCGCGGACGCGGTCGGCGACCTGCGCTACCTCCAGTACGTCGACCGGGCGAAGGACATGATCGTGCGCGGCGGGATGAACATCTCGCCCGCCGAGCTGGAGACGCTGCTCGCGGGGCACGAGGACGTCGAGGAG carries:
- a CDS encoding thiolase family protein, with the translated sequence MTEAFVYEAVRTPRGRVRRDGGTLAEVPAHELAAQLLREIESRGVPADAVQDVVLGVSTAHGEQAADLARVAVMAAGWPDSTPAGVVSRMCCSGLDALATASAQVRSGMLDVVVAGGAESMSRVPMMSDRPAFAFDPGVGATTGFVTIGVSADLTAAQHGFSRADLDAWAVRSHQRSAAASWDSIVPVTVDGATILKADEGARSDTTAESLGALAPLFGEDPLWSRVEDRFPGFTRPAEGLHTVGTAPQLCDGASAAVIGSAAAQDVLGRAPRGRIASWAHTAVRSPGLDGTVAAARLALERAGIGVEDVAVAEFNESFSVTPLLLTRELGIDPERVNVQGGAVSVGHPLAASGGILLANALDLLERRGGGYALLVIPAALGVSMALVVEGLA
- a CDS encoding carotenoid oxygenase family protein; its protein translation is MDLELVGKLLSTLPEDDDHPYRTGPWRPQTNEWVADDLEVVEGEVPADLDGVYLRNTENPVHASLKNYHPFDGDGMIHVVGFRDGKAFYRNRMIRTDGYLAEQEAGHALWAGLAERPQIALREDGWGARRQMKDASSTDVIVHRGVALTSFYQCGDLYRVDPFSAQTLGKESWNGHFPFDWGVSAHPKVDDRTGEMMFFNYSKEAPYMKYGVVDENNDLVHYVDIPLPGPRLPHDMAFTENYAILNDMPLFWDPEALKQNAHVARWHRDMPARFAVIPRRGQTSDIQWFEAESTYVLHFTNAFEEGDEVVLEGYFQTDPEPADNGTGTQWERAFRFLAQDRMETRLHRWRFNLKTGQTKEERLTDTVSEFGMINGSFGGVKHRYSYSATNKPGWFLFNGLVKHDSWTGAEETFAFGDGVYGSETAMAPRVGSSSEDDGYLVTLISDMNDDASYAVVFDAARLSDGPVCKLKLPERISSGTHSTWCAGEELRRWRTEESAATAVGL
- a CDS encoding NAD(P)H-dependent amine dehydrogenase family protein — its product is MTYRVVQWATGAMGTAILRTMLDHPGIDVVGTYVYGEAKAGRDVGDLARRDATGVLATSDVDEILALDADVVVHAGRIGPYGSHDDDIVALLESGKNVLSINGYTDPLVHAGERLDRLRKAAERGGATLMGVGLNPGFIGEQVAVLATGVCASVDHVEVVEMADARLVQDPEYLFGSLGFGAGLGAHDPNDPSWGPVGSLNGMFEEVVGAMAHHLGLELDEIVSDHVCHPAQSDLEIAAGVIPQGTVGHTNWRWHGIVAGERRITMSIHWFVETAFLPEPEPPLWRVTVTGHPGVKIAMEVEKHPDDRSRMGAEQYAVAGQVINAVPHVVAAEPGVMIRPIATPWRADYGTVAPN
- a CDS encoding winged helix-turn-helix transcriptional regulator, whose translation is MTIRGYSPAEPEWTGAPNALSRGFGVLGDEWTLFLLRFALLGCRRYTEFSSRMPISHAVLSGRLDALVRAGLMERHEYQQRPPRAEYVLTDSGRATWPILAAIWGWERTWVDQHSYETPPMRHITCGNEITPVLACRECHQPVTVQDLDTAWGPSGGWRSSVPEVATRRRSSTRGTAVGHTFYPDTMAIFGNRWSWALMGAALLGVRRFGEFESALGLPPSLLSGRLSTLREHGILEQVTGDSAERPEYRLTKKGLAFFPVIAMTIGWAERWFDTGEGPALVQTHRACGSVFHGVLVCDHCGEDLRGTSIDLAEVAAEE
- a CDS encoding acetyl-CoA acetyltransferase → MSKPSNVWILGGYQTDFARNLTREGKDFADLATEVVDGTLAASGVDAEEIGVVHVGNAFGQLFAGQGQLGAMPATVNDGLWGVPSSRHEAACASGSIAVLAAMADLRAGNYDSALVVGVELEKTVSGDQAAHHLGAAAWAGHEGDDATFMWPYMFSKVADEYDRRYGIDQQHLSRIAEINFANAKLNPNAQTRGWDVPDLGPAGDPALNPPVDGRVRRFDCSQITDGGSGIVLVSDAFLVRHPDLRPLARMAGWGHQTVGLGLQQKLDRAADQPYVMPHLRRAVHDAFDRAQIGLDDLDALETHDCFTPSEYIAIDHIGLTEPGESWKAIENGDIEIGGRLPINPSGGLIGGGHPVGASGIRMVLDATKQVSGTAGDYQVEGADTVGTLNFGGSTATTVSFVVTAS